A region from the Phycisphaerales bacterium genome encodes:
- a CDS encoding ThiF family adenylyltransferase: MVNNTDVPNDARYARQRILPQIGDEGQTRLSCAHVAIVGVGALGTQCADLLARAGVGHLTLIDRDIVELTNLQRQTLFTEADAAQSLPKVVAAAQRLREVNHTIVIDAIPADVRPSNIATLLALDVNASSDAEVGSRARPTLILDCTDNFQARYLLNDVAVRFSLPLIYAGVLGTNGTQFTVRPSPHAIATPCLRCVFPDCPAPGTTPTCESAGVLGPAVGVMASLQAAEAIHAIVDPASIPARLHTIEVWPFGVRSIDLGPPNPECPCCAHRQFDFLDATRHESQAESTLCGQNAVQIVPMSQARLDLASIASSWQSAAGVKTSTANRFFARLELADHALRLTLFPDARAIVQGTTDITIARNVYARYVGL; this comes from the coding sequence ATGGTCAACAATACCGACGTGCCCAACGACGCGCGCTACGCCCGCCAACGAATCCTGCCCCAGATCGGCGACGAGGGCCAGACGCGACTCTCGTGCGCCCACGTCGCGATCGTCGGCGTGGGCGCGCTCGGGACACAGTGCGCCGACCTCCTCGCCCGCGCCGGCGTTGGCCACCTCACGCTCATTGACCGCGACATCGTCGAACTCACCAACCTCCAGCGTCAGACACTCTTCACCGAGGCCGACGCGGCACAGTCGCTTCCCAAGGTTGTCGCCGCCGCCCAGCGGCTCCGCGAGGTGAACCACACGATCGTGATCGACGCGATTCCCGCCGACGTGCGTCCGTCGAACATCGCCACGCTCCTCGCGCTCGACGTGAATGCATCGAGCGACGCAGAAGTTGGATCACGCGCTCGCCCCACACTCATCCTCGACTGCACCGACAACTTCCAGGCGCGATACCTCCTCAACGACGTCGCGGTGCGATTCTCTCTTCCGCTCATCTACGCGGGCGTCCTCGGCACGAACGGCACACAGTTCACGGTCCGCCCCAGCCCACACGCGATCGCCACGCCCTGCCTTCGCTGCGTCTTTCCCGATTGCCCTGCTCCAGGCACAACGCCCACCTGTGAGTCTGCCGGCGTCCTCGGGCCGGCGGTCGGCGTGATGGCCTCGCTCCAGGCCGCCGAGGCGATCCACGCGATCGTCGATCCCGCGTCGATCCCCGCTCGCCTGCACACAATCGAGGTCTGGCCGTTTGGAGTGCGATCGATCGACCTGGGGCCACCGAATCCTGAGTGTCCGTGCTGCGCCCATCGACAGTTCGATTTCCTCGACGCGACTCGACACGAATCGCAGGCCGAGTCCACGCTCTGCGGGCAGAACGCCGTGCAGATAGTCCCGATGTCGCAAGCCAGGCTCGACCTCGCCTCCATCGCGAGTTCGTGGCAGTCCGCCGCCGGCGTGAAGACCTCAACGGCCAACCGGTTCTTCGCGCGGCTCGAACTCGCCGACCACGCTCTCCGACTCACGCTCTTCCCCGACGCACGGGCCATCGTCCAGGGCACGACCGACATCACCATCGCGAGGAATGTGTATGCTCGATACGTGGGGCTATGA
- the def gene encoding peptide deformylase, with translation MPVDPSTLYVVHYPAAILRAKASDVPSITDEVRWVAARMIDLMREEEGIGLAAPQVGLSWRMFVVEIPEDDGRSASGEPMTATKGPVVYINPVLSEAGGLLESKEEGCLSLPDIRGPVQRPALITVRARGLDGTEFTQHAGGLLARCLQHENDHLDGALIIDKMPQIHRLKNRSAIRALEREAAQ, from the coding sequence ATGCCGGTCGATCCGAGCACGCTCTATGTCGTCCACTATCCAGCGGCCATCCTGCGCGCCAAGGCGAGCGATGTGCCATCCATCACAGACGAGGTCCGCTGGGTCGCCGCCCGCATGATCGACCTTATGCGTGAGGAAGAGGGTATCGGGCTGGCCGCTCCGCAGGTCGGCCTTTCCTGGCGGATGTTCGTCGTCGAGATACCCGAGGACGACGGCCGATCCGCGTCGGGCGAGCCGATGACCGCGACGAAGGGGCCTGTCGTGTACATCAACCCCGTGCTGTCGGAAGCAGGCGGCCTGTTGGAGTCCAAAGAGGAAGGGTGCCTGAGCCTCCCCGACATCCGCGGACCGGTGCAACGCCCGGCCCTCATCACGGTTCGCGCCCGAGGGCTTGATGGCACGGAGTTCACCCAGCATGCCGGCGGCCTGCTCGCGCGGTGCCTCCAGCACGAGAACGACCATCTCGATGGCGCGCTCATCATCGACAAGATGCCCCAGATCCACCGCCTGAAGAATCGCTCGGCGATCCGCGCCCTGGAGCGCGAGGCCGCTCAGTGA
- a CDS encoding aminopeptidase P family protein, protein MPSRRRQESSPSTSNAAAASTRVSPPAISADEFAQRRERVLRELKSSIGLIFASPDGGGAGLHGTFQPDASFEYLTGLIDEPGAVLLLDPEAEDSAKRVTLLLRPANPEMEAWDGYREPIGGELKSKLKIDTIMRTTALARLLTAIARKRKKFACLHPFSVYDAPVSADLAVFRKVMERVPGCGVEDKTDLLPTLRSIKSKAELAAMQRAIDATAAGLLALTGALKPKTNERNLQRAFEGACEAWAMEHGCQWNGNAYNPIVGAGLNSTVLHYNANDQTVYDGEVLVVDAGAKVDRYCADITRTYPVGGTFTPRQREIYELVLDAQQAAIDAIRPGVRIHEVDAAARKVFKKAGGGGVEDYYIHGIGHHLGLEVHDANPDLPLQTGMVVTIEPGLYIPSERIGVRIEDDILVTPKGSTNLSAAIPKGVREIEALVGGRAGAGARSERAGGSGVKRR, encoded by the coding sequence ATGCCCAGCCGTCGTCGCCAGGAATCGTCGCCCTCAACGTCCAACGCCGCGGCCGCGTCCACGCGTGTCTCGCCGCCCGCGATCTCCGCCGACGAGTTCGCGCAGCGCCGCGAGCGCGTCCTGCGTGAACTGAAATCATCCATCGGCCTCATCTTCGCCTCGCCCGACGGAGGCGGGGCCGGCCTCCACGGCACGTTCCAGCCCGACGCGAGTTTCGAGTATCTCACGGGCCTCATCGATGAGCCGGGGGCTGTGCTCCTGCTCGACCCCGAGGCCGAGGATTCCGCCAAACGCGTCACGCTCCTCCTCCGCCCCGCAAACCCGGAGATGGAGGCTTGGGACGGCTACCGCGAGCCGATCGGCGGCGAACTCAAATCGAAACTCAAGATCGACACGATCATGCGGACGACGGCCCTCGCGCGCCTTCTCACCGCCATCGCGCGGAAACGAAAGAAGTTCGCCTGCCTCCACCCTTTCAGCGTCTACGACGCACCCGTCTCGGCGGACCTCGCGGTCTTCCGCAAGGTGATGGAGCGCGTGCCGGGGTGCGGCGTCGAGGACAAGACCGACCTCCTCCCCACGCTGCGGTCGATCAAGTCCAAGGCCGAACTCGCCGCGATGCAACGCGCCATCGACGCGACGGCGGCGGGCCTCCTCGCCCTCACCGGCGCCCTCAAGCCGAAGACCAACGAGCGGAACCTCCAGCGCGCCTTCGAGGGCGCGTGCGAGGCGTGGGCGATGGAGCACGGCTGCCAATGGAACGGCAACGCCTACAACCCGATCGTCGGCGCCGGGCTCAACTCCACCGTGCTCCACTACAACGCCAACGACCAGACGGTCTACGACGGCGAGGTCTTGGTTGTCGACGCGGGGGCCAAGGTGGACCGCTACTGCGCCGACATCACGCGGACGTACCCCGTCGGCGGCACGTTCACGCCCCGCCAGCGCGAGATCTATGAACTCGTCCTCGACGCCCAGCAGGCCGCGATCGACGCGATCCGCCCGGGCGTGCGGATCCACGAGGTCGACGCCGCGGCACGCAAGGTCTTCAAGAAGGCCGGGGGAGGGGGTGTCGAGGACTATTACATCCACGGCATCGGGCACCACCTGGGCCTCGAGGTCCACGACGCCAACCCCGACCTCCCCCTGCAGACGGGCATGGTCGTCACCATCGAGCCGGGCCTGTACATCCCCAGCGAACGGATCGGCGTGCGGATCGAGGACGACATCCTCGTGACGCCCAAGGGCTCCACCAACCTCTCGGCGGCGATCCCCAAGGGGGTCAGGGAGATCGAGGCGCTCGTGGGGGGGCGGGCGGGGGCGGGCGCGAGAAGTGAACGAGCCGGAGGTTCGGGCGTGAAACGCCGTTAG
- the fmt gene encoding methionyl-tRNA formyltransferase: MTTRTIDRHRPMRLAFLGSGAFGVPTLTALADRHEVVLVVSQPDRPAGRGGKPTPTPISSLALERGLRLLRVEDVNQSDSCQDIRSTTEGVDALVVIAFGQKLGEELLKDRFAINLHASLLPRWRGAAPIHAAILAGDAETGNSVITLAQRMDAGLVLGRQRTPILPTDTTGDLHDRLAVMGPELVQDVLSRHLAGTLVGEPQDQAHVTRARKLSKADGVPNFGREANVCVRQIHALNPWPTVTVSFRGEPLKLLRAAVEEDPAKTLEGGEPGTIVDAPRGLVTCANAIALRLIEVHPAGKRAMPWADFARGRTVRDGERLEVPGAP, encoded by the coding sequence GTGACCACACGCACGATCGACCGTCATCGTCCGATGCGTCTCGCGTTCCTCGGCTCGGGCGCGTTCGGTGTTCCAACGCTCACGGCCCTCGCCGATCGCCACGAGGTCGTGCTCGTCGTCTCTCAACCGGATCGCCCGGCCGGACGTGGTGGGAAGCCCACGCCGACGCCGATCTCGAGTCTCGCCCTGGAGCGAGGACTTCGTCTGCTTCGTGTCGAGGACGTGAACCAGAGCGACTCATGCCAGGACATTCGATCCACAACAGAAGGTGTCGACGCTCTCGTCGTGATCGCCTTCGGGCAGAAACTCGGCGAGGAACTTCTGAAGGATCGATTCGCGATCAATCTGCACGCCTCGCTCCTGCCGCGCTGGCGCGGGGCCGCCCCGATCCACGCGGCCATCCTCGCGGGCGACGCCGAGACCGGCAACAGCGTGATTACGCTCGCCCAGCGCATGGACGCGGGGCTGGTCCTGGGGCGCCAGCGCACGCCGATCCTCCCCACCGACACGACGGGCGATCTGCACGATCGCCTTGCCGTGATGGGGCCTGAACTCGTGCAGGATGTGCTCAGTCGGCATCTCGCAGGAACACTCGTGGGTGAACCTCAGGATCAGGCTCACGTGACACGCGCGCGGAAACTCTCCAAAGCCGATGGCGTACCGAACTTTGGTCGCGAGGCGAACGTGTGCGTGCGACAGATCCACGCCCTCAACCCCTGGCCGACGGTGACGGTGTCATTCCGAGGCGAACCGCTGAAACTCCTGAGGGCGGCTGTCGAAGAAGATCCTGCGAAGACACTGGAAGGTGGTGAGCCGGGCACGATCGTTGATGCGCCCAGAGGCCTCGTCACCTGCGCGAATGCAATCGCCCTTCGCCTCATCGAAGTCCACCCGGCGGGAAAGCGGGCCATGCCCTGGGCTGACTTCGCACGAGGCAGAACCGTGCGAGATGGCGAGAGGCTCGAAGTTCCCGGCGCGCCCTGA
- a CDS encoding MBL fold metallo-hydrolase, whose amino-acid sequence MEIEVYTLGPFETNCMVVWPAGGAGERDRPEGERECVVVDAGMGAERMLKAIRSRGARVTAIILTHAHMDHIAGVGAIKSAFPEAPIMIHEAEREWLTNPQLNLSMLGGFPVTAPPADRLLKDGEIVEIFDVSHSGGSGERAVKFEVRHTPGHSPGGITLVVEGGGVALVGDALFAGSIGRTDFPGSDFETLERSICEKLYTLPEETVIFPGHGPTSTIGREKRSNPFVRG is encoded by the coding sequence GTGGAGATCGAGGTCTATACGCTCGGGCCGTTCGAGACCAACTGCATGGTCGTGTGGCCGGCGGGGGGGGCGGGCGAACGTGACCGTCCCGAAGGCGAGCGCGAGTGCGTGGTCGTGGATGCCGGGATGGGGGCCGAGCGGATGCTCAAGGCGATCCGATCACGCGGGGCACGCGTGACGGCGATCATCCTGACGCACGCGCACATGGACCACATCGCGGGCGTGGGCGCGATCAAGAGCGCGTTTCCCGAGGCGCCGATCATGATCCATGAGGCCGAGCGCGAGTGGCTGACGAACCCGCAACTCAATCTCAGCATGCTCGGCGGCTTCCCGGTGACGGCACCGCCCGCGGATCGGCTGCTGAAGGATGGCGAGATCGTCGAGATCTTTGATGTATCGCACTCGGGGGGATCGGGCGAGCGTGCCGTGAAGTTTGAAGTCCGGCACACGCCGGGGCACTCGCCGGGGGGGATCACGCTGGTCGTTGAGGGCGGCGGCGTCGCGCTCGTCGGCGATGCGCTCTTTGCCGGATCGATCGGGAGAACAGATTTCCCCGGGAGCGACTTCGAGACGCTCGAGCGGTCGATCTGTGAGAAGTTGTACACGCTTCCCGAGGAGACGGTGATCTTTCCCGGGCACGGGCCGACCTCGACGATCGGGCGTGAGAAGCGGTCGAATCCGTTTGTGAGAGGATGA
- the cyoE gene encoding protoheme IX farnesyltransferase gives MSKVMTTNSDLRPTTRAVAVSRPHGRAVASTGLVGVLIESTKPRIVRLVVITASVGLGLSALTHGFRDSGLPGASLGWTDPSGLGLVRLILITMIGTALSAAGANSINQWMERHRDALMPRTRRRPLPTGRAEPLQVLAFGVILSVLGVMTLLLLSTPLPALLSATCILVYVLLYTPLKPVTPWATLIGTIPGALPPLIGWTAASNSPGLSALWESGGLSLFLLMTAWQMPHFMAIGWMYKDDYAMGGYRILPVVDETGRRTARSIALWTLALFALSLLPAWMMPRWVGLPYVVVASAAGGVFVALALRLIKERTRENARAVFFASIAHLPLILLAMVGEALVRAILR, from the coding sequence GTGTCCAAGGTCATGACGACCAACTCCGATCTCCGCCCGACCACCCGCGCTGTCGCGGTGTCGCGGCCGCATGGTCGTGCCGTGGCCTCGACGGGCCTCGTTGGGGTGCTCATCGAGTCCACCAAGCCGCGGATCGTGCGACTCGTGGTCATCACGGCCTCGGTCGGACTTGGGCTCTCGGCCCTGACGCACGGCTTCCGCGATTCCGGGCTTCCCGGGGCCTCACTCGGATGGACGGATCCCTCCGGTCTCGGCCTTGTCCGCCTGATCCTGATCACCATGATCGGGACGGCTCTCAGTGCCGCGGGGGCGAACTCGATCAACCAGTGGATGGAGCGGCACCGCGACGCCCTCATGCCGCGGACCAGGCGTCGCCCGCTCCCGACGGGGCGTGCCGAGCCGCTGCAGGTCCTCGCGTTCGGCGTCATCCTCAGCGTGCTGGGCGTGATGACGCTGCTGCTCCTCTCGACGCCGCTGCCGGCGCTCCTGAGCGCGACGTGCATCCTTGTCTATGTCCTGCTCTACACGCCGCTCAAGCCCGTGACGCCGTGGGCGACGCTCATCGGCACGATCCCCGGCGCTCTGCCGCCGCTGATCGGGTGGACAGCCGCATCGAACTCCCCCGGCCTTTCTGCCCTGTGGGAGTCCGGCGGGCTCTCGCTCTTTCTCCTCATGACCGCGTGGCAGATGCCGCACTTCATGGCCATCGGCTGGATGTACAAGGACGATTACGCGATGGGCGGGTACAGGATCCTCCCCGTCGTCGATGAGACGGGACGCAGGACGGCCCGCTCGATCGCGCTGTGGACGCTCGCCCTCTTCGCGCTCTCCTTGCTTCCGGCGTGGATGATGCCGCGCTGGGTCGGCCTGCCCTACGTCGTCGTCGCCTCGGCGGCGGGGGGCGTCTTTGTGGCCCTGGCCCTGCGGCTCATCAAGGAGCGCACCCGCGAGAACGCCCGGGCGGTCTTCTTCGCCTCGATCGCCCACCTCCCGCTCATCCTCCTCGCGATGGTCGGCGAGGCCCTGGTGCGGGCGATCCTGCGCTAG
- a CDS encoding GNAT family N-acetyltransferase, whose amino-acid sequence MPTRFDARSVSGRRELLLRPFEESDAPALFEGVDSSRRTLHPWLPWAATQHLSAQAALDSIRLMARARENVLDPELGATMGFVVGVFDARTDELLGGTGFNRVDAAMGNAETGYWLRESARGEGVATRACAAMLSWLFTDQSSGGFGFRRVHIFASVANTSSCAIPTRLGLRQSQHTRLDRWIDGIGYTDTLGWDVLREEWNVPGQALQHAARS is encoded by the coding sequence ATGCCCACGCGATTTGATGCGCGTTCGGTCTCAGGCCGGCGTGAGTTGCTGCTCCGGCCCTTCGAGGAATCTGACGCTCCGGCACTCTTTGAGGGCGTGGATTCGTCGCGCAGAACGCTCCACCCCTGGCTGCCCTGGGCGGCGACACAGCACCTTTCGGCACAGGCCGCGCTGGACTCGATCCGTCTGATGGCCAGGGCGAGGGAGAACGTCCTCGACCCCGAACTCGGTGCCACCATGGGGTTTGTCGTTGGGGTCTTCGACGCCCGCACCGATGAACTGCTCGGCGGCACGGGGTTCAACCGTGTGGATGCCGCGATGGGCAACGCCGAAACGGGGTACTGGCTCAGAGAGAGCGCGCGAGGCGAGGGCGTGGCGACACGTGCCTGTGCCGCGATGCTCTCGTGGCTGTTCACGGACCAATCGTCCGGCGGCTTCGGCTTCCGGCGCGTGCACATCTTCGCCTCGGTGGCCAACACGTCCTCGTGCGCGATTCCCACGCGACTCGGTCTCCGCCAGTCACAGCACACGCGCCTCGATCGATGGATCGATGGGATCGGCTACACCGACACACTGGGCTGGGACGTGCTGCGCGAGGAATGGAATGTGCCGGGGCAGGCATTGCAACACGCAGCCCGATCGTAA
- a CDS encoding DinB family protein, with protein MGQIAELTLPAANRVRDNAVALCHGVDPKVAAHRPTFEHDGKPVTIETNHPVFILGHLAIYPPMMLTLLGRDASRVQVPESYTTLFGRGVESHDARHMPEGLAYPSFDEVRDAFIAGHDAVVAAIPTIDDALLLSNTPKDSRYAERFPKLGQVFQFFMLTHPMLHLGQFSTWRRCMGLGPSVP; from the coding sequence ATGGGCCAGATCGCCGAACTCACGCTTCCCGCCGCCAATCGTGTCCGCGACAACGCCGTCGCGCTTTGTCATGGAGTCGATCCGAAAGTCGCAGCGCACCGCCCCACCTTCGAGCATGATGGGAAGCCAGTCACGATCGAGACTAACCACCCCGTCTTCATCCTCGGGCACTTGGCGATCTATCCGCCGATGATGCTCACGCTCCTTGGGCGGGACGCTTCGAGAGTCCAAGTCCCCGAGTCCTACACCACGCTCTTCGGACGCGGGGTGGAGAGCCACGACGCCCGGCACATGCCCGAGGGTCTCGCGTATCCGTCGTTCGACGAGGTGCGTGACGCGTTCATCGCCGGGCACGACGCCGTCGTCGCCGCGATCCCGACCATCGACGACGCACTGCTGCTCTCCAACACGCCCAAGGACTCGCGCTACGCCGAGCGTTTCCCAAAACTCGGCCAGGTCTTCCAGTTCTTCATGCTCACCCACCCCATGCTCCACCTCGGGCAGTTCAGCACCTGGCGCCGCTGCATGGGCCTGGGTCCGTCGGTGCCCTGA
- a CDS encoding cupin domain-containing protein, which produces MLIRNINDVPMAPVTMPGVNGATMAIMVGREDGAPNFALRQFKVEPRGNTPRHSHDYEHEVFIVDGGGTVLLEGAERPVKSGDVVYVPADQEHQFKAGEKGLRFLCLVPVHRNCGDPTPGS; this is translated from the coding sequence ATGCTCATCCGCAACATCAACGACGTCCCCATGGCCCCCGTCACCATGCCCGGCGTGAACGGCGCGACCATGGCCATCATGGTCGGACGCGAGGACGGCGCCCCCAACTTCGCCCTCCGCCAGTTCAAGGTCGAGCCCAGGGGCAACACCCCCCGCCACAGCCACGACTACGAACACGAGGTCTTCATCGTCGACGGCGGCGGCACGGTGCTTCTTGAAGGGGCCGAACGCCCCGTCAAGTCGGGCGATGTCGTCTATGTCCCCGCCGACCAGGAGCACCAGTTCAAGGCCGGCGAGAAGGGCCTGCGATTCCTCTGCCTCGTCCCGGTTCACCGCAACTGCGGCGACCCCACGCCCGGAAGTTGA